Proteins from one Acidiphilium multivorum AIU301 genomic window:
- a CDS encoding beta strand repeat-containing protein, which yields MSSSLTPPGNIVAPAVASATAPGQIVGFILQNTGTTTLAAQPVTLNEVFAPGAVPQGSGLTVTIGGVTYPAQLDAKTFNPDGSVASGIVTINAPAIAAGTSVSAMLNLAPANAAPAVNLASALANYSLTAALNITANQGGNTGSQTIDIAGAIRSALAAGTVQSWLSGPLASEAIVSIPVTGSLRIEADVTAYANGQVSTTLQFNNDAAMQANGGTITYSATVIQNGVTVAQQSNLTQYQYQDWSLSTGTTPSAASLNVQHDIAYLEATGAIPNFDTQYGVPSGSIANATSAINAPGWNAPLGTDGITQYMPMTGGRADIGPTTQGNATWLITQNGAAASFALGQAMEAASVPWHFYDPTSNGSFLNTADYANIWTDGRGGPSSYTTGLTQQVSPNTGWTADPAHMPDLNYVNYMLTGNVVALEQLNAEASFAVTQFWPSPRNGGQAIVASFGNQIRGSAWSLRTIQEAAYANPTGSADKAYFTAVTNANYSYVVSLIPQLTTAEGQAYGYLPGVYGSGVATLPPWEEDYLASTVVQGAEMGNTNALTFLKWESNFLVGRFFAQGQGFAPQDGIAYNLSVGAGPGGLSAGGPYYQTWAQIEQATQAAGQSNITASGTMNWGQSVGDYGALAMQSLAGIITVSVKNPAVMGNYQYEAMQAFGWLLDSGAPFTTPSQIAASNPQFLIDPRLANGQLLSFANMVLGKDGASGATALTPIDATQNALLYAGGGADTLIGGAGINLLFGGAGNDVIFGGPNGNDIFAGAGNDTIIAGGGATYIKASSTAQLTAGTGQDLFVLNAAAAGAVTIAGFNPAVDKVDIVNANGTALTAAQISAIEATAVTVNGGIQFAVSPNETLFVANETVPGSAWFNEQNQTITPSASLISAAQAYNAAAAASTPASGSGGAPSQPTPAAPSTPMSIVTSGSAQTVLGGNGGSIADTVSGAAINVQQLGQSDFLTVAGSNDTINGVGGANSFPTDGNVTMTGANDQMSVTGGVVTAAGKGDSVTSSNTFGSLTINETGTGDYVAASNYATVSVGGSGNAAVLDLRAGAPGAVSATVGGSNDTVSATVYSPILVTGAGNLINASGNAAVTVAAASGAAADTIVATSFNTITTRTGNDVISVTASGDVTPTIITENGASSTVVLGMNASASISGSGSATVVVQPLAQQMATVYGFNPATDQISLAGAGGTAPTTTQIDALLKTATVTGSTATFDLGSGATLTLRDLSSTPQASWFVAATPLSAPPPPTAPPPPLSETITGGDNLPAPDTHSGAAINVQQLGQSDFLTIAGSNDTINGVGGPGSYATYGNVTMTGANDQMSVTGGVVTAAGKGDSVTSSNTFGSLMINETGTGDYVSATSYATVSVGGSGNTAMLDIKAGAPGAIGATVGGSNDTVSATVYSPILVTGAGNLINASGNAAVTVAAASGAAADTIVATGFDVITTQTGDSVISIPGGSWNSTINDIGGNDTIFAGSPSPGGSNGLAINGGRGTLFINDLASGRQIVMTGGEGAVTAMGADNGSVFIGGTTGNNYLAASGNSTLVGNGTSNTIVGGSGDEMLVASTVSGASNIFQLNSQMANATTTIAGFGATGTLDSITLKSGLSISQTETTSAGGTLLTLNDGSRVLISQFTNALHSAATSAGTVLTA from the coding sequence ATGTCGTCAAGCCTCACCCCTCCGGGTAACATCGTTGCTCCTGCGGTCGCATCGGCCACCGCTCCGGGCCAGATTGTCGGTTTCATCCTTCAGAATACCGGCACAACAACTCTCGCCGCGCAGCCCGTTACGCTCAACGAAGTCTTCGCGCCTGGAGCGGTTCCGCAGGGTTCCGGTCTGACGGTGACGATCGGCGGCGTGACCTATCCGGCCCAGCTTGACGCCAAGACATTCAACCCGGACGGGTCGGTCGCCAGCGGGATTGTCACCATCAATGCGCCCGCCATTGCTGCCGGAACCTCCGTTTCCGCGATGCTGAACCTGGCGCCAGCCAACGCGGCGCCGGCGGTCAATCTTGCCTCGGCTCTCGCGAACTACAGTCTGACGGCGGCCCTCAACATCACGGCCAATCAAGGCGGCAACACCGGTTCGCAAACCATTGACATCGCGGGTGCAATTCGTAGCGCGCTCGCCGCCGGCACCGTACAGTCCTGGCTCTCCGGCCCGCTGGCGAGCGAAGCGATCGTGAGCATACCGGTTACCGGTTCCCTGCGCATCGAAGCCGATGTGACCGCCTATGCCAATGGCCAGGTCAGCACGACCCTGCAATTCAACAACGACGCCGCGATGCAGGCGAATGGCGGGACGATTACGTACAGCGCCACCGTGATCCAGAACGGCGTCACCGTCGCCCAGCAATCGAACTTGACCCAATATCAATACCAGGATTGGAGTCTCTCAACAGGAACCACCCCGTCCGCTGCCAGCCTGAATGTGCAGCATGACATCGCCTATCTCGAAGCCACCGGGGCCATTCCCAATTTCGATACGCAATACGGTGTCCCGAGCGGCAGCATCGCCAACGCGACCTCTGCAATCAACGCGCCGGGCTGGAACGCGCCGCTCGGCACCGACGGTATCACGCAATACATGCCAATGACGGGCGGTCGTGCCGATATCGGGCCGACCACCCAGGGGAACGCGACGTGGCTGATCACCCAAAATGGCGCCGCGGCTTCATTCGCGCTGGGTCAGGCTATGGAAGCCGCGTCTGTGCCGTGGCATTTCTACGATCCGACGAGCAACGGAAGCTTCCTCAACACTGCCGACTACGCCAATATCTGGACGGATGGGCGAGGTGGTCCGTCATCCTATACCACTGGCCTTACCCAGCAGGTCAGTCCCAATACCGGCTGGACCGCCGACCCGGCTCATATGCCGGACCTCAACTATGTCAACTACATGCTGACCGGCAATGTCGTCGCGCTTGAACAACTGAACGCCGAGGCGTCCTTTGCCGTTACCCAGTTCTGGCCATCTCCGCGCAACGGCGGCCAAGCGATTGTCGCCAGTTTCGGAAACCAGATTCGTGGTTCCGCCTGGAGCCTGCGCACCATCCAGGAGGCCGCCTACGCCAACCCGACAGGCTCGGCGGACAAGGCGTATTTCACTGCGGTCACCAACGCGAACTACAGCTACGTGGTATCCCTGATCCCCCAGCTTACGACCGCAGAAGGTCAGGCATACGGGTATTTGCCAGGAGTATATGGTTCCGGCGTTGCGACCTTGCCGCCCTGGGAAGAGGATTATCTCGCAAGCACGGTCGTCCAGGGTGCCGAAATGGGCAACACCAATGCCCTCACCTTCCTGAAATGGGAATCCAACTTCCTGGTCGGCCGCTTCTTCGCACAAGGCCAGGGCTTCGCACCACAAGACGGAATTGCCTACAATCTCTCCGTCGGCGCAGGCCCGGGTGGCCTTAGTGCCGGCGGCCCCTATTACCAGACCTGGGCGCAGATTGAGCAGGCTACGCAAGCCGCCGGACAATCAAACATCACGGCTTCGGGAACCATGAACTGGGGGCAGAGCGTGGGTGACTACGGTGCCCTGGCAATGCAGTCCCTCGCCGGCATCATCACTGTCAGTGTCAAGAACCCGGCCGTCATGGGTAACTACCAGTACGAGGCGATGCAAGCCTTCGGCTGGCTCCTCGATAGTGGTGCGCCGTTCACCACGCCATCACAGATTGCCGCAAGTAATCCGCAGTTCCTGATCGATCCCCGCCTGGCGAATGGTCAGCTTCTTTCCTTCGCCAACATGGTCCTCGGCAAGGACGGGGCGAGCGGCGCAACTGCCCTCACCCCCATCGACGCGACGCAGAATGCCCTGCTCTACGCGGGCGGCGGTGCCGACACGCTGATCGGGGGCGCCGGCATCAACCTGCTCTTCGGCGGCGCCGGCAACGATGTCATTTTCGGTGGCCCTAATGGCAACGACATCTTCGCGGGCGCCGGCAACGATACGATCATCGCAGGCGGGGGCGCGACCTACATCAAGGCGAGCAGCACAGCGCAGCTCACCGCCGGCACCGGGCAGGATCTGTTTGTCCTCAATGCGGCGGCAGCCGGCGCCGTCACGATTGCCGGCTTCAACCCTGCTGTTGACAAGGTTGACATCGTCAACGCGAACGGCACGGCGCTGACCGCAGCACAGATTTCCGCGATCGAGGCGACGGCCGTCACGGTCAACGGGGGCATCCAGTTTGCCGTTTCTCCCAATGAAACACTTTTCGTCGCCAACGAGACGGTTCCCGGCAGCGCCTGGTTCAACGAGCAGAACCAGACGATCACGCCGTCGGCTTCGCTGATCAGTGCGGCGCAAGCGTACAATGCAGCAGCAGCCGCTTCGACGCCCGCGAGCGGAAGTGGCGGAGCGCCGAGTCAGCCAACGCCCGCCGCGCCGAGCACGCCCATGTCGATCGTCACTTCGGGTTCGGCACAAACCGTCCTTGGTGGGAACGGCGGTTCGATCGCCGATACGGTCAGCGGCGCCGCAATCAACGTCCAGCAACTCGGACAGTCCGACTTCCTGACCGTCGCGGGTTCGAACGATACGATCAACGGAGTGGGCGGGGCCAACAGTTTTCCGACCGACGGCAACGTCACCATGACCGGGGCGAATGACCAGATGTCGGTCACCGGGGGCGTGGTGACGGCGGCGGGTAAGGGCGATTCCGTCACGTCGTCCAATACTTTCGGTTCCCTGACGATCAACGAGACCGGAACCGGCGATTACGTTGCGGCGAGCAACTACGCCACCGTCAGTGTCGGCGGCTCGGGTAATGCCGCCGTGCTGGACCTCAGGGCGGGTGCCCCGGGGGCTGTCAGCGCCACGGTCGGCGGCTCGAACGATACGGTGAGTGCGACCGTCTATTCGCCCATCCTCGTCACCGGGGCGGGCAACCTGATCAACGCCAGCGGAAATGCCGCCGTCACCGTTGCCGCAGCTTCGGGTGCCGCGGCAGACACCATCGTCGCCACCAGTTTCAACACCATCACCACGCGGACGGGCAACGACGTGATCTCCGTCACCGCCAGCGGCGACGTGACACCGACCATCATCACCGAGAACGGCGCAAGCAGCACAGTTGTTCTCGGCATGAACGCTTCGGCCTCCATATCCGGCTCCGGCAGTGCCACCGTTGTCGTTCAGCCCCTGGCGCAGCAGATGGCGACCGTTTACGGGTTCAATCCGGCGACGGATCAGATCTCCCTGGCGGGTGCCGGCGGCACGGCGCCCACAACCACCCAGATCGACGCGCTTCTCAAGACGGCCACCGTCACCGGATCGACGGCAACATTCGATCTCGGGAGCGGGGCGACACTCACGCTGAGAGATCTCTCGTCCACGCCGCAAGCAAGCTGGTTTGTCGCGGCCACTCCCTTGTCGGCACCGCCTCCGCCAACCGCCCCACCGCCCCCGCTGTCCGAGACGATCACCGGCGGCGACAATCTGCCCGCCCCGGACACGCACAGCGGCGCCGCGATCAACGTCCAGCAACTCGGACAGTCCGATTTCCTGACCATCGCGGGTTCGAACGACACGATCAACGGAGTGGGCGGGCCAGGAAGTTACGCCACTTATGGCAACGTCACCATGACCGGGGCGAATGACCAGATGTCGGTCACCGGTGGTGTGGTGACGGCGGCGGGTAAGGGCGATTCCGTCACGTCGTCCAATACTTTCGGTTCCCTGATGATCAACGAGACGGGAACCGGCGATTACGTTTCGGCGACCAGCTACGCCACCGTCAGTGTCGGCGGCTCAGGCAATACCGCGATGCTGGACATCAAGGCGGGAGCACCCGGAGCCATCGGCGCCACGGTCGGCGGCTCGAACGATACGGTGAGTGCGACGGTCTATTCGCCCATCCTCGTCACCGGGGCGGGCAACCTGATCAACGCCAGCGGAAATGCCGCCGTCACCGTTGCCGCAGCTTCCGGTGCCGCCGCAGACACCATCGTCGCCACCGGGTTCGACGTCATCACGACGCAGACGGGCGATAGCGTGATTTCCATCCCGGGCGGATCCTGGAATTCAACCATCAACGACATCGGCGGGAATGACACGATCTTCGCCGGGAGCCCCTCTCCTGGCGGAAGCAACGGGCTTGCCATCAACGGCGGCCGCGGGACGCTGTTTATCAACGACCTGGCAAGCGGCCGACAAATCGTCATGACCGGGGGCGAAGGTGCGGTTACAGCAATGGGCGCTGATAACGGCAGCGTGTTCATCGGCGGGACCACGGGCAACAACTACCTCGCGGCCAGCGGCAACAGCACGCTGGTTGGCAATGGCACCAGCAACACCATCGTTGGCGGCTCCGGCGATGAAATGCTTGTCGCCAGCACCGTCAGCGGCGCAAGCAATATCTTCCAACTCAACAGCCAGATGGCCAATGCCACGACCACGATTGCCGGGTTCGGCGCAACGGGAACTCTCGACTCGATCACGCTGAAGTCGGGGCTGTCGATCAGCCAAACTGAAACAACCTCGGCCGGCGGCACACTACTCACTCTGAACGATGGCAGCAGGGTCCTGATCAGCCAGTTTACCAATGCGCTTCACAGCGCCGCGACCAGCGCCGGCACCGTTCTAACGGCATGA